One Hippocampus zosterae strain Florida chromosome 21, ASM2543408v3, whole genome shotgun sequence genomic region harbors:
- the nrip2 gene encoding nuclear receptor-interacting protein 2 — protein MSQAKKGELAIRDKAILHQQRRLKQATQFTHKDSADLLPLDGLKRLGTSKDLQPHSVVQRRLLEGNIPRLRGEARDPAAHVRSPLADNGGKDGPADGDDESADDASAEESDKSLTALRVHCKCCESEVKVSFNTNSVHNHISASCCKRLGLSATSRDPSGSVSGLRLQLGSRTIRCSALLQEDDACELSLGLHTLLQFKCCLDLNRQVLTLGGGAEELPFLSGDKADGSEA, from the exons ATGAGCCAGGCCAAAAAAGGTGAGCTGGCCATCCGAGATAAAGCCATCCTGCATCAGCAGCGCCGTCTCAAGCAGGCCACTCAGTTCACGCACAAGGACTCGGCTGACCTGCTGCCCCTGGACGGTCTAAAGAGACTGGGGACATCTAAAGACCTG CAACCCCACAGTGTCGTGCAGCGCCGTCTCCTGGAGGGCAACATCCCGCGGCTTCGGGGCGAGGCCCGAGACCCCGCCGCCCACGTTCGCTCGCCGCTGGCCGACAATGGCGGCAAGGACGGGCCGGCGGACGGCGACGATGAGAGCGCCGATGACGCCTCGGCCGAGGAGAGCGACAAGAGCCTCACAGCTCTGCGGGTTCACTGCAAG TGCTGCGAAAGTGAAGTGAAGGTTTCTTTCAACACCAACAGCGTGCACAACCACATCTCTGCATCCTGCTGCAAACGGCTCGG CCTCTCGGCGACAAGCCGGGACCCAAGCGGCTCAGTGAGCGGCCTCAGGCTTCAGCTGGGCTCGAGGACCATCCGGTGCTCTGCTTTGCTCCAAG AGGACGACGCGTGCGAGCTGAGCCTCGGCCTGCACACGCTGCTCCAATTCAAG TGCTGCCTGGACCTGAACCGCCAGGTCTTGACGCTAGGGGGCGGTGCTGAGGAGCTTCCCTTCCTGAGTGGTGACAAAGCCGACGGCTCCGAGGCGTAA